A region of Pyxidicoccus parkwaysis DNA encodes the following proteins:
- a CDS encoding quinone oxidoreductase family protein, giving the protein MKAMRLSRFGGPEELRLEEMASPVPGEGEVLLQVHAAGLNYAELLIRAGRIPGVPPPPFTPGYEAAGVIQAVGRGVTQWREGQRVVAMLPGQGALAEQAVAPAALVTAIPDGLSFEQALALLNQAPSALALLRFGGRVQPGDAVFIPAAAGGVGSFMVQLAKRLGAERVLAGASTEEKRKLALRLGADVAVDYTKADWPERVREATGGRGADVVFERDGGEVFARGLKALAPRGRFVVFGVDSMSGTGVSGEQLGQMIFQSQSLVGFSYPSLPQDVQAGVLREVFELTVSGKLEVVVGQTFGLHELPDAHRAMEARKTSGKVVIRTSAVSR; this is encoded by the coding sequence ATGAAGGCGATGCGATTGTCGCGGTTCGGCGGGCCGGAGGAGCTGCGGCTGGAGGAGATGGCGTCCCCGGTTCCGGGAGAGGGCGAGGTGCTCCTCCAGGTCCATGCCGCCGGGCTCAACTACGCGGAGCTGCTGATTCGGGCCGGGCGGATTCCGGGGGTGCCGCCTCCGCCCTTCACGCCGGGCTATGAGGCCGCGGGCGTCATCCAGGCCGTGGGCCGTGGTGTAACGCAGTGGCGCGAGGGCCAGCGCGTGGTGGCGATGCTGCCGGGGCAGGGCGCTCTCGCGGAGCAGGCCGTCGCTCCCGCCGCGCTCGTGACGGCCATTCCCGACGGGCTCTCCTTCGAGCAGGCCCTGGCGCTGCTGAACCAGGCGCCGTCCGCGCTCGCCCTGCTGCGGTTCGGCGGACGTGTGCAGCCGGGGGACGCGGTGTTCATCCCCGCGGCGGCGGGAGGTGTTGGCTCGTTCATGGTGCAGCTCGCGAAGCGGCTCGGAGCGGAGCGTGTCCTCGCCGGGGCGAGCACGGAGGAGAAGCGGAAGCTCGCGCTGCGGCTGGGCGCGGATGTCGCCGTGGACTACACGAAGGCGGACTGGCCGGAGCGCGTGCGCGAGGCCACGGGAGGACGCGGCGCGGACGTGGTCTTCGAGCGCGACGGTGGCGAGGTCTTCGCGCGGGGACTGAAGGCGCTCGCGCCGCGAGGGCGCTTCGTCGTGTTCGGCGTCGACAGCATGTCGGGCACCGGCGTGAGCGGTGAGCAGCTCGGGCAGATGATCTTCCAGAGCCAGAGCCTCGTGGGCTTCTCGTATCCCTCGTTGCCTCAGGACGTGCAGGCCGGAGTGCTGCGCGAGGTCTTCGAGCTCACGGTGAGTGGGAAGCTGGAGGTCGTCGTCGGTCAGACGTTCGGACTGCATGAGTTGCCGGACGCGCACCGTGCGATGGAGGCGAGGAAGACCTCGGGCAAGGTGGTCATCCGCACGAGTGCAGTGAGCAGGTGA
- a CDS encoding VOC family protein, producing the protein MSPTQEAPMLGNTKAFSGFSVSDVEAARKFYEGTLGLKVSVENGLLVLHLGGGQDVLAYPKDDHVPATFTILNFPVPDVEKAVDQLSARGVHFERYPRFEKDTDAKGIFHGGGPLIAWFKDPAGNVLSVLQQS; encoded by the coding sequence ATGAGCCCGACACAGGAGGCGCCGATGCTCGGCAACACGAAGGCGTTCAGTGGCTTCTCGGTGAGCGACGTGGAGGCGGCCCGGAAGTTCTACGAGGGGACGCTGGGCCTGAAGGTGTCGGTGGAGAACGGCCTGCTGGTTCTGCACCTCGGTGGAGGTCAGGACGTGCTGGCGTACCCCAAGGACGACCACGTCCCCGCCACCTTCACCATCCTCAATTTCCCGGTGCCGGACGTGGAGAAGGCCGTGGACCAGTTGTCCGCGCGCGGCGTGCACTTCGAGCGCTACCCACGCTTCGAGAAGGACACCGACGCGAAGGGCATCTTCCACGGCGGCGGCCCGCTGATTGCCTGGTTCAAGGACCCCGCCGGCAACGTGCTCTCCGTCCTCCAGCAGAGCTGA
- a CDS encoding HupE/UreJ family protein — translation MSRLASLFLLLAPLAALAHKPSDSYLHLTREGGGLTGRWDVALKDLDEVLSLDAQGDGTITWGELRARQADVTSYVLGRLALSAEGASCRLEAGGAPRVVRHSDGTYAVVDFVAHCPSAPTLLDINYSLLFDRDPQHRGILRVASGGASETLVLSASHHEAHVSLEGLSPWRRFGEVVVEGVKHIFAGLDHLLFLFALLLPSVLRREADGRWVPVLRFGPAVRDVVKVVSAFTVAHSLTLSAAVLGFVSLPSRFVESAIAASVIAAALNNVFPVVRGTRWVAALALGLLHGFGFASTLVDLELPTGSLAVTLVGFNVGVELGQLACVAAFLPLAFALRGSLLYRRALLVGGSAAIALVACVWFAERAFGVGMSIT, via the coding sequence GTGAGCCGCCTTGCCTCGCTGTTCCTGCTGCTCGCCCCGCTCGCCGCGCTGGCCCACAAGCCGAGCGACAGCTACCTGCACCTGACTCGCGAGGGCGGCGGCCTCACCGGTCGCTGGGACGTGGCGCTGAAGGATTTGGACGAAGTCCTCTCCCTCGACGCGCAGGGCGACGGCACGATTACGTGGGGCGAGCTGCGTGCACGCCAGGCGGACGTCACCAGCTATGTGCTCGGGCGCCTGGCGCTGAGCGCGGAGGGCGCCTCGTGCAGGCTGGAGGCGGGCGGTGCTCCTCGCGTGGTGCGTCACTCGGACGGCACCTATGCCGTGGTGGACTTCGTGGCGCACTGTCCCTCGGCACCCACATTGCTGGACATCAACTACTCGCTGCTGTTCGACCGGGACCCGCAGCACCGCGGAATCCTCCGCGTCGCCAGCGGCGGCGCCAGCGAGACGCTGGTCCTCTCCGCGTCACACCACGAGGCCCACGTGTCGTTGGAGGGCCTGTCTCCCTGGCGCCGCTTCGGGGAGGTGGTGGTGGAGGGCGTGAAGCACATCTTCGCGGGGCTGGACCACCTGCTCTTCCTCTTCGCGCTGCTGCTGCCGTCGGTGCTGCGCCGCGAGGCGGACGGCCGCTGGGTACCGGTGCTGCGCTTCGGCCCGGCGGTGCGGGATGTGGTCAAGGTGGTGTCCGCCTTCACCGTGGCCCACTCGCTCACGCTGAGCGCAGCGGTGCTGGGCTTCGTGTCGCTGCCCTCGCGCTTCGTCGAGTCCGCCATCGCCGCGAGCGTCATCGCCGCCGCGCTCAACAACGTCTTCCCCGTGGTGCGCGGCACGCGCTGGGTGGCGGCGCTCGCGCTGGGCCTGCTGCACGGCTTCGGCTTCGCGTCCACGCTGGTGGATTTGGAGCTGCCCACCGGCAGCCTCGCCGTCACGTTGGTGGGCTTCAACGTGGGCGTGGAGTTGGGCCAGCTCGCATGCGTGGCCGCCTTCCTCCCGCTGGCCTTCGCGCTGCGCGGCTCGCTGCTCTACCGGCGGGCGCTGCTCGTCGGAGGCTCGGCCGCGATTGCCCTCGTCGCATGTGTCTGGTTCGCCGAGCGCGCCTTCGGCGTTGGCATGTCCATCACCTGA
- a CDS encoding MASE1 domain-containing protein, whose amino-acid sequence MATIGTRRVGGRYLGGWVIFGLLRARIRAFNVRYLLEVLALALVYLVAGRLGLLVATVGSNVSPVWPPAGVALATLVLRGPSRWPGVFLGALCVNYGLTQTPLPASLGVAVAATLSAVAGSLLLRRVSFDASLGRIRDAVWLCAGAGAACTSISSTLGSLSLMLGQVLPASELAHSIWVWWVGDMMGVLVMAPPLLALRRPRRPRKWGEALLLAGLTAVLGAAIFMLSGVGLSAKHAAAFLLFPMSAWAALRFGAAGAAPTTLFIATAATIGTASGQGPFSSGHMTEDLLVLQLFVAVTAVTGLLVAAASEERKRAMEQLQLLATTVRGVHEGVLIAEALGQGLLRTVFVNEALCTLVGHSREDLVGRDPCFVYGDQEPELTRRVKSAVIKGEPLCTEVTVTRKDGSLLRTEVLLSPVRATGEDITHFVATHRDITATKELQARLVAAERVAAVGTLAAGVGHEINNPLAYLVLNLEAASRSLSEGGLPAARDALSGVRGALEGAERIRLIVKDLQVFSRQGDQERGLVDLNALVPPAVRIVSHALRHRARVVEEFGPVPRVLGSEARLGQVLLNLLVNAMQAISEGSPTLNEVRVRTSTDASGRARVDVMDTGAGIPTHILPRIFEPFFTTKPTGEGTGLGLAICQQVVRAHGGELEVRSEPGRGSVFSVLLPGAPVQVSSPSSRPVATPLPTSRGRRGRVLVVDDEPRLAQSMRLLLEPYHDIVTTTRGSEALALVAAGHRFDVILCDLQMPEVDGATVFRRLCATAPDQAERVVFISGGAYTPESRAFMESVTNRVLEKPVRPEVLMATVDAALSDGGALVDPEPVVAIAGGSRH is encoded by the coding sequence ATGGCGACCATAGGTACTCGTCGGGTCGGCGGACGGTACCTGGGGGGATGGGTCATCTTCGGGCTGCTCCGAGCCAGGATTCGAGCGTTCAACGTCAGGTACCTCCTGGAGGTGCTGGCGCTGGCACTGGTGTACCTCGTGGCCGGCAGGCTGGGCCTCCTGGTCGCCACGGTGGGCAGCAACGTCAGCCCCGTATGGCCGCCCGCCGGGGTGGCGCTCGCGACACTGGTGCTGCGCGGACCCTCGCGGTGGCCCGGCGTCTTCCTCGGGGCGCTGTGCGTCAACTACGGGCTGACGCAGACGCCCCTGCCCGCGAGCCTGGGGGTCGCCGTGGCCGCCACGCTGTCGGCGGTGGCGGGCTCGCTGCTGCTGCGGCGGGTGTCGTTCGACGCGAGCCTGGGCCGCATCCGGGATGCCGTGTGGCTGTGCGCGGGGGCGGGTGCCGCCTGTACCTCCATCAGCTCCACGCTCGGCTCGCTGAGCCTGATGCTGGGGCAGGTGCTGCCCGCGTCGGAGCTGGCCCACTCCATCTGGGTGTGGTGGGTGGGGGACATGATGGGCGTGCTGGTGATGGCGCCACCGCTGCTGGCCCTGCGGCGGCCGAGGCGCCCGCGCAAGTGGGGCGAGGCGTTGCTGCTGGCGGGGCTCACCGCCGTGCTGGGCGCGGCCATCTTCATGCTCTCCGGCGTGGGGCTGAGCGCGAAGCACGCCGCGGCCTTTCTCCTCTTCCCCATGTCCGCGTGGGCGGCGCTGCGCTTCGGCGCGGCGGGCGCGGCCCCCACCACGCTGTTCATCGCGACGGCGGCCACCATCGGCACCGCGAGCGGGCAGGGGCCCTTCTCCTCCGGCCACATGACGGAGGACCTGCTGGTGCTGCAGCTCTTCGTCGCCGTCACGGCCGTCACCGGGCTGCTGGTGGCGGCGGCGAGCGAGGAGCGCAAGCGCGCCATGGAGCAGCTCCAGCTGCTGGCCACCACCGTGCGGGGCGTCCACGAGGGCGTGCTCATCGCGGAGGCGCTCGGCCAGGGGCTGCTGCGCACGGTGTTCGTCAACGAGGCCCTCTGCACGCTGGTGGGCCATTCGCGGGAGGACCTCGTGGGCAGGGACCCGTGCTTCGTCTACGGCGATCAGGAGCCAGAGCTGACCCGCCGCGTGAAGTCCGCCGTCATCAAGGGCGAGCCCCTGTGCACCGAGGTGACTGTCACCCGCAAGGACGGCAGCCTGCTGCGCACGGAGGTGCTGCTGTCGCCGGTGCGCGCCACGGGCGAGGACATCACCCACTTCGTGGCCACCCACCGCGACATCACCGCCACCAAGGAGCTGCAGGCGCGGCTCGTCGCCGCCGAGCGCGTGGCCGCGGTGGGCACGCTCGCGGCGGGCGTGGGGCATGAAATCAACAACCCGCTGGCCTACCTGGTGCTCAACCTGGAGGCCGCCTCGCGCAGCCTGTCCGAGGGCGGCCTCCCCGCGGCGCGCGACGCGCTGTCCGGGGTGAGGGGCGCGCTGGAGGGCGCGGAGCGCATCCGCCTCATCGTGAAGGACCTGCAGGTCTTCAGCCGTCAGGGAGACCAGGAGCGCGGCCTGGTGGACCTCAACGCGCTGGTGCCGCCGGCGGTGCGCATCGTCAGCCATGCGCTGCGCCACCGGGCCCGCGTGGTGGAGGAGTTCGGCCCGGTGCCGCGCGTGCTGGGCAGCGAGGCGCGCCTGGGGCAGGTGCTGCTGAACCTGCTGGTGAATGCGATGCAGGCCATCTCCGAGGGCAGCCCCACGCTGAACGAGGTGCGCGTGCGCACCAGCACGGACGCGTCCGGCCGCGCGCGCGTGGACGTCATGGACACGGGTGCGGGCATCCCCACCCACATCCTTCCGCGCATCTTCGAGCCCTTCTTCACCACCAAGCCCACCGGCGAGGGCACCGGCCTGGGGCTCGCCATCTGCCAGCAGGTGGTGCGCGCGCACGGAGGCGAGTTGGAGGTGCGCAGCGAGCCGGGCCGGGGCTCCGTCTTCAGCGTGCTGCTGCCGGGCGCGCCGGTGCAGGTGAGCTCGCCCTCCTCGCGGCCCGTGGCGACGCCGCTGCCCACGTCGCGCGGCCGGCGGGGGCGCGTGCTGGTGGTGGACGACGAGCCGAGGCTCGCGCAGTCCATGCGCCTGTTGCTGGAGCCCTACCACGACATCGTCACCACCACGCGCGGTAGCGAGGCGCTGGCGCTGGTGGCGGCGGGCCACCGCTTCGACGTCATCCTGTGTGACTTGCAGATGCCGGAGGTGGACGGTGCCACCGTCTTCCGCCGCCTGTGCGCCACGGCTCCGGACCAGGCCGAGCGCGTGGTGTTCATCTCCGGCGGCGCGTACACGCCGGAGTCGCGCGCGTTCATGGAGTCGGTGACCAACCGCGTGCTGGAGAAGCCCGTGCGCCCGGAGGTGCTGATGGCCACCGTGGACGCCGCGCTCTCGGACGGCGGGGCCCTGGTGGACCCGGAGCCCGTGGTGGCCATTGCAGGTGGCTCGCGGCACTAG
- a CDS encoding DUF4304 domain-containing protein: MDAIQTLTALFTDAMKPLAKAGGFKKKDLTWRRRHGETVQVLNVQRSHGNIASEARCYVNVAISFDALYQLEDEPIPEAPKEYQCHFRERMEHLVPGAPPSWELNARTDAAALAARLSADLARAVAFLDAVDGPAKLLQRLALDRGAELFLRAQLRYVTGDSDGALEDVRAGVAFFADRGLTLERQLETLHLSQR, translated from the coding sequence ATGGACGCCATCCAGACGCTGACCGCCCTCTTCACGGACGCGATGAAGCCACTCGCGAAGGCGGGAGGCTTCAAGAAGAAGGACCTGACCTGGCGCCGCCGCCACGGGGAGACAGTCCAGGTGCTCAACGTGCAGCGCTCGCACGGCAACATCGCGAGCGAAGCGCGCTGCTATGTGAATGTGGCCATCTCCTTCGACGCCCTCTACCAGCTGGAAGACGAGCCCATCCCCGAGGCCCCGAAGGAATACCAGTGCCACTTCCGCGAGCGGATGGAGCACCTCGTCCCGGGTGCCCCACCCTCCTGGGAATTGAATGCGCGCACGGATGCGGCGGCCCTGGCGGCACGGCTCTCGGCGGACCTCGCGCGCGCCGTCGCGTTCCTCGACGCGGTGGACGGCCCCGCGAAGCTGTTGCAGCGGCTCGCGCTGGACCGGGGCGCGGAGCTGTTCCTCCGCGCGCAGCTCCGCTACGTGACGGGTGACTCCGACGGGGCGCTCGAAGACGTGCGCGCGGGCGTGGCGTTCTTCGCGGACCGTGGGCTCACGCTCGAACGGCAGCTCGAGACGCTCCACCTTTCCCAGCGATAG
- a CDS encoding M4 family metallopeptidase, whose translation MVQKRVRGALGVAALSFLMGACNEQQQPAAGATAPAASSAQHLDNGVTVIETDSSGAASFIGGELGVLPDVGTGAESLQAPQLASVVDTVAPLLKVDPADLKFTKAYKDAQGDVHYRYAVSRQGVPVLGGELRLHARDGKIFAANTNVRSDLKASADKASIAVDAAVAAASADRDTLAGSVTSRDAELVYFRDGDELRLMYKLVQTGEKPDGTPVRDTILVDAVKGDVQVRIPQIKEVLNRRLHNLNHGTSLPGPVARTEGQAPVADAVVNTNYDHLGTVYNCYSTLFGRDSINGTGAMLISSVHYSNNYVNAFWDGTQMVYGDGDGVNASNLANSLDVTAHELTHAVTENESDLIYSGESGGLNESLSDIFGAVCEWYADGRGPISPRYWIVGDDVWTPSIPNDGLRYMDDPVKDGASLDYYPNYGSGVDVHYSSGISNLAFYMLSQGGTHPRGRTTQVVAGIGIEKAARIFYKANTDLLLPSSGFESAKIATEQAATQLGYDAATVASVSNAWKAVGVGVPVIPPTNTPMQKGVPITNISGARNEKSYYSIVVPEGAKNLKFTMSGGTGDADLYVRFGNAPTSTSYDCRPYTGGNNETCTFAAPAQGTWYAMINGYSAFSGVSLSVTWEGGYIPVEPNVQIDGISGAAGSSQVYTVQIPERTNGGARNVHVRLRGTGNADLYVQRAAVPTFSAYDCRGVNEHSTENCNLNGVEAGKFYVHVFGAKGGFTDGSLIITFN comes from the coding sequence ATGGTGCAGAAGAGAGTACGTGGAGCGCTGGGAGTCGCGGCGCTGTCGTTCCTGATGGGCGCGTGCAACGAGCAGCAGCAGCCCGCGGCGGGGGCAACGGCTCCGGCGGCCAGCAGCGCTCAGCATCTCGACAATGGCGTCACCGTCATCGAGACGGACTCGTCCGGCGCGGCCTCCTTCATCGGTGGCGAGCTGGGCGTGCTGCCCGACGTGGGCACGGGCGCGGAGTCGCTGCAGGCGCCGCAGCTCGCCTCGGTGGTGGACACCGTGGCGCCGCTGCTCAAGGTGGACCCGGCCGACCTGAAGTTCACCAAGGCGTACAAGGACGCGCAGGGCGACGTGCACTACCGCTACGCGGTGTCTCGCCAGGGCGTTCCCGTGCTCGGCGGTGAGCTGCGCCTGCACGCGCGTGACGGCAAGATCTTCGCGGCGAACACCAACGTTCGCAGCGACCTGAAGGCTTCGGCGGACAAGGCCTCCATCGCCGTCGACGCGGCGGTGGCCGCGGCTTCCGCGGACCGCGACACGCTCGCGGGCTCCGTCACCAGCCGCGACGCCGAGCTGGTCTACTTCCGCGACGGCGACGAGCTCCGCCTGATGTACAAGCTCGTGCAGACCGGTGAGAAGCCGGACGGCACGCCCGTGCGCGACACCATCCTGGTGGACGCGGTGAAGGGCGACGTGCAGGTCCGCATCCCGCAGATCAAGGAGGTGCTCAACCGCCGCCTGCACAACCTCAACCACGGCACCTCGCTGCCCGGTCCCGTGGCGCGCACCGAGGGCCAGGCTCCCGTGGCCGACGCGGTGGTCAACACCAACTACGACCACCTGGGCACCGTCTACAACTGCTACAGCACGCTGTTCGGCCGCGACTCCATCAACGGCACGGGCGCGATGCTCATCAGCTCCGTCCACTACAGCAACAACTACGTCAACGCCTTCTGGGACGGTACCCAGATGGTGTACGGCGATGGCGACGGCGTGAACGCCAGCAACCTGGCGAACTCGCTCGACGTGACGGCGCACGAGCTGACGCACGCCGTGACGGAGAACGAGTCGGACCTCATCTACTCGGGTGAGTCCGGTGGCCTCAACGAGTCGCTGTCCGACATCTTCGGCGCGGTCTGCGAGTGGTACGCCGACGGCCGTGGCCCCATCTCGCCCCGCTACTGGATTGTGGGCGACGATGTCTGGACGCCGAGCATCCCGAACGACGGCCTGCGCTACATGGACGACCCCGTGAAGGACGGGGCCTCGCTCGACTACTACCCGAACTACGGCTCGGGCGTGGACGTGCACTACAGCTCGGGTATCTCCAACCTGGCGTTCTACATGCTGTCGCAGGGTGGCACGCACCCGCGCGGCAGGACGACGCAGGTCGTCGCGGGCATCGGCATCGAGAAGGCCGCTCGCATCTTCTACAAGGCGAACACGGACCTGCTCCTGCCGTCGTCTGGCTTCGAGAGCGCGAAGATCGCCACCGAGCAGGCGGCGACGCAGCTGGGCTACGACGCGGCGACGGTCGCCTCGGTGAGCAACGCGTGGAAGGCCGTTGGCGTCGGCGTGCCGGTCATTCCTCCGACCAACACCCCGATGCAGAAGGGCGTCCCCATCACCAACATCTCGGGCGCGCGCAACGAGAAGTCCTACTACTCCATCGTGGTGCCCGAGGGCGCGAAGAACCTGAAGTTCACCATGTCCGGTGGCACGGGTGACGCGGACCTGTACGTGCGCTTCGGCAACGCGCCGACGTCGACCTCGTACGACTGCCGTCCCTACACCGGCGGCAACAACGAGACGTGCACCTTCGCGGCTCCGGCGCAGGGCACCTGGTACGCGATGATCAACGGCTACAGCGCCTTCTCGGGCGTGTCGCTGTCCGTGACGTGGGAGGGTGGCTACATCCCCGTGGAGCCGAACGTGCAGATTGACGGCATCTCCGGCGCCGCGGGCTCCTCGCAGGTCTACACCGTGCAGATTCCGGAGCGCACCAACGGTGGCGCGCGCAACGTGCACGTCCGTCTGCGTGGCACGGGCAACGCGGACCTCTACGTGCAGCGCGCCGCGGTGCCGACGTTCTCCGCGTACGACTGCCGTGGCGTGAACGAGCACAGCACGGAGAACTGCAACCTGAACGGTGTCGAGGCGGGCAAGTTCTACGTGCACGTCTTCGGCGCGAAGGGTGGCTTCACGGACGGCTCGCTCATCATCACGTTCAACTGA
- a CDS encoding DUF4331 domain-containing protein yields MRARQLATALTVAAALGATSALASSHREAPFITEMPKVDGTDFYMFRSYESGRQDYVTLIANYLPLQDAYGGPNYFTLDPDALYEILIDNNGDAVEDITFQFRFNNTLANNGNGVTLPIGTGANQKNVAVPLINVGPITAGDRSKLNVEETYTLKVVRGNRRTGTAQDVANANGGSTTFIKPTDYTGTKTFGDSAAYEAYAAQHIYSVNIPGCTGQAKVFVGQRKESFAVNLGPVFDLVNAPPAVITNNANRNAVPNPLDDKNITTLAMEIPIACLRTASQPVIGGWTTASLRQARALNPKATFTTPAREGGAWTQVSRLGMPLVNEIVIGLKDKNRFNASEPKDDAQFADYVTHPTLPALLEALFGGAGVKAPTVFPRTDLVAAFLTGVPNVNANGSTAEMQRLNVEIAPKARADQNNLGAAACFVNGALTPNNPGCDTAGFPNGRRPGDDVVDIELRVAMGYLLTNDTDAPSRNVPFHDAVLQDPSQFDTTFPYLRTPNPGAHGDGT; encoded by the coding sequence ATGAGAGCAAGACAGCTCGCGACGGCACTCACCGTCGCGGCCGCCCTGGGTGCCACCAGTGCGTTGGCATCCAGCCACCGGGAAGCTCCTTTCATCACGGAGATGCCCAAGGTGGACGGCACCGACTTCTACATGTTCCGCAGCTACGAGTCGGGCCGGCAGGACTACGTCACGCTGATTGCCAACTACCTGCCACTGCAGGACGCGTACGGCGGGCCCAACTACTTCACGCTGGACCCGGATGCGCTGTACGAAATCCTCATCGACAACAACGGTGACGCCGTCGAGGACATCACCTTCCAGTTCCGCTTCAACAACACCCTGGCCAACAACGGCAATGGCGTGACGCTGCCCATCGGTACCGGGGCCAACCAGAAGAACGTGGCGGTGCCCCTCATCAACGTGGGCCCCATCACCGCGGGGGACCGCAGCAAGCTCAACGTCGAGGAGACGTACACGCTGAAGGTCGTCCGCGGCAACCGCCGCACCGGCACCGCCCAGGACGTGGCCAACGCCAACGGTGGCAGCACTACCTTCATCAAGCCGACGGACTACACCGGCACGAAGACCTTCGGTGACTCCGCGGCGTATGAGGCCTACGCGGCGCAGCACATCTACTCCGTGAACATCCCCGGCTGCACCGGCCAGGCGAAGGTGTTCGTGGGGCAGCGCAAGGAGTCCTTCGCCGTCAACCTGGGCCCCGTCTTCGACCTGGTGAATGCGCCGCCCGCGGTCATCACCAACAACGCCAACCGCAACGCGGTGCCCAACCCGCTGGACGACAAGAACATCACCACGCTGGCGATGGAGATTCCCATCGCCTGCCTGCGCACGGCGAGTCAGCCCGTCATCGGCGGGTGGACCACGGCCAGTCTGCGCCAGGCGCGCGCCCTCAACCCCAAGGCCACGTTCACCACGCCGGCCCGCGAGGGTGGTGCGTGGACGCAGGTGAGCCGCCTGGGCATGCCGCTGGTCAACGAGATTGTCATCGGCCTCAAGGACAAGAACCGCTTCAACGCGAGCGAGCCCAAGGACGACGCGCAGTTCGCCGACTACGTCACGCACCCCACGCTGCCCGCGCTGCTGGAGGCGCTCTTCGGCGGCGCTGGCGTGAAGGCCCCCACGGTGTTTCCCCGCACGGACCTGGTGGCGGCCTTCCTCACCGGCGTGCCGAACGTGAATGCCAACGGCTCCACCGCGGAGATGCAGCGCCTCAACGTGGAGATTGCGCCGAAGGCCCGCGCGGACCAGAACAACCTGGGCGCCGCGGCCTGCTTCGTCAACGGCGCGCTCACCCCCAACAACCCGGGCTGCGACACGGCGGGCTTCCCCAACGGCCGCCGTCCCGGTGACGACGTGGTGGACATCGAGCTGCGCGTGGCCATGGGCTACCTGCTGACCAATGACACGGATGCGCCGTCGCGCAACGTGCCGTTCCACGACGCCGTGCTCCAGGACCCGTCACAGTTCGACACGACGTTCCCCTACCTGCGCACGCCCAACCCGGGTGCCCACGGCGACGGGACTTGA
- a CDS encoding AraC family transcriptional regulator, whose protein sequence is MDVLADTLRGIHMRSTVHSRLELSAPWGLRIEARDRPSFYVVSRGSCVLEIQGTRHALAGGDFVFILGGVSYVFKDSARTRPVPVSEIYSQCGSIVRHGGGGAPTTLVCGGFDFDGTALSPFLASLPPFLHVKADGGVTTRWLESTMQFVASELDTRQPGYETVASRLGEVLLVHALRAHVASLPSEQGGWLRALTDPRLGTALQRLHEKPETPWTVEELARAAGMSRSVFAARFKAVVGEGPLTYLTRWRMHRAMQLMNGGTHSTSEVAQAVGYETDSAFVKAFKRHVGETPGAWRRRSRG, encoded by the coding sequence ATGGACGTACTCGCCGACACACTGCGCGGCATCCACATGCGGAGCACGGTGCACAGCCGGCTGGAGCTGTCCGCGCCGTGGGGCCTCCGCATCGAAGCGCGGGACAGGCCCTCGTTCTACGTCGTCTCTCGCGGAAGCTGCGTCCTCGAAATCCAGGGCACGCGCCACGCGCTCGCGGGAGGCGACTTCGTCTTCATCCTCGGCGGGGTGTCCTATGTCTTCAAGGACAGCGCCAGGACGCGCCCCGTCCCGGTCAGCGAGATTTATTCGCAGTGCGGAAGCATCGTCCGCCACGGAGGCGGAGGCGCGCCGACGACACTCGTCTGCGGCGGCTTCGACTTCGACGGCACCGCGCTGAGCCCCTTCCTCGCGAGCCTGCCGCCCTTCCTCCACGTGAAGGCGGACGGCGGCGTCACCACGCGGTGGCTGGAGTCCACCATGCAGTTCGTCGCCTCGGAATTGGACACGCGCCAGCCGGGCTACGAGACAGTGGCGAGCCGCCTGGGTGAGGTCCTCCTCGTCCACGCGCTGCGGGCCCACGTGGCCTCGCTCCCCTCCGAGCAGGGCGGCTGGCTGCGTGCGCTGACGGACCCACGGCTCGGCACGGCGCTCCAGCGGCTGCACGAGAAGCCGGAGACACCGTGGACGGTGGAGGAGCTCGCGCGCGCCGCGGGCATGTCGCGCTCGGTGTTCGCCGCGCGCTTCAAGGCCGTGGTGGGCGAGGGGCCGCTGACGTACCTCACGCGCTGGCGCATGCACCGGGCCATGCAGCTCATGAACGGCGGGACGCACTCGACGAGCGAGGTGGCCCAGGCCGTGGGCTACGAGACGGACAGCGCCTTCGTGAAGGCCTTCAAGCGCCACGTGGGCGAGACGCCCGGGGCCTGGCGACGCAGGTCCCGGGGCTGA